In a genomic window of Gossypium arboreum isolate Shixiya-1 chromosome 9, ASM2569848v2, whole genome shotgun sequence:
- the LOC108455686 gene encoding sister chromatid cohesion protein SCC2 isoform X2: MSNPSSSSWVSDQPGQRLMDMAHCGIGLTNTIHSEVAQCLPLPSLPVFCGASDLELRLFDDPAVGASRSLNRPQIIAQAGRIADLLRETDVSYLNLRDEAGSVSHDHLEPLELHAQVLQYNPAAFDLSGLVKGKNSGGAMFERKPSESSAPLIGQFQRETRSNRNKQTDVVANDMPKSSSKKPKIKKKADDTGSSVLPDPTELQDAIIGNFRELLEDFCSRAQIPTDDRDEMEWLSLPVNDVRMLVNEIMSVRAKRLLHLVPVDILVKLLRVLDHQIHRAEGLSIDECEHQDSDVFSLVFCALESIHASLAIMAHNDMPKQLYHEEIIERILEFSRHQITDVMSAYDPSYRALHKPSENGAVEDDDDEEPDAELGSASKKRRSTKTAKAKKSALNKVSGAVNAILQKLCTILGLLKDLLLIEKLSDSCVLQLLKTSFTTFLVDNIQLLQLKAIGLLTGIFYSYTQHRTYIIDEMVQLLWKLPVSKRALRAYHLPDEEQRQIQMITALLIQLVHSSANLPEALKQTSIGSPILEVSVDAGYLTKCHESVQDTCCHFWTRVLQRLASVKTQEASELKLMIENLVTDLLTTLNLPEYPAAAPILEVLCVLLLQNAGLKSKDTSVRAMAIDLLGTIAARLKHDALLNRKDKFWISEELLSGDDTDRSYPKGACSICFDGKEEKVLYRCQGCQRFFHSDCMGVREQEGPNRSWYCQFCMCKKQLLVLQSYCESQYKDNEKPKRGRSESSKSSDPITKVEIIQQMLLNHLQDTASADDVHLFVRWCYLCLWYKDGPKSQQNFKYYVSRLRSKAIVRDSGTVSSLFLRDSVKKIALALGQNNSFSRGFDKILYLLLVSLRENSPVIRAKALRAVSIIVEVDPEVLGDKRVQVAVEGRFCDSAISVREAALELVGRHIASHPDVSLKYFEKVAERIKDTGVSVRKRAIKIIRDMCNADPNFSGFTNACIEIISRVSDDESSIQDLVCKTFYEFWFEEPSGMQTQYPGDGSSIPLEVAKKTEQIVETLRQLPNHQFLVTVIKRNLVLDFFPQSAKAAGINPVSLAAVRRRCEVMCKCLLERILQTEETSNVEAEVPTLPYVLALHAFCVVDPSLCMPASDPSQFVITLQPYLKSQVDNRVGAQLLESIIFVIDAVVPLMRKLPPSVGDELKQDLKHMIVRHSFLTVVHACIKCLCSVSRKAGNTGDVVEYLIQLFFKLLDSRATDNKQQVGRSLFCLGLLIRYGNSLFGGSSSKNIDVASSISLFKKYLQMDDFSIKVRSLQALGFALIARPEYMLEKDIGKILEAALAASSNVRLKMQMLQNLLEYLLDAESQMETDKVSDDQVQYTVEGGHSVPVAAGAGDTNICGGIVQLYWDNILGRCLDFNEEVRQSALKIVEVVLRQGLVHPITCVPYLIALETDPLDVNQKLAHHLLMNMNEKYPAFFESRLGDGLQLSFIFMRSISGNALENPNEKSQSKLPGNLKGKSDAGSLTQARLGVSRIYKLIRGNRVARNKFMSSIVRKFDNPSWNDSVIPFLMYCTETLALLPFSSPDEPLYLIYAINRVIQVRAGALEANLKILSSNLLQTDAQMMTSNNGIVQPDYSQAAYNHMATLDLNGTFQEPPVVQPPFFHMTSIDLNGTIQQNFSYQSISDYPPAIETTMHKMAPSEPRSLSKDEIQKIQADVLAATALQLLMKLKRHLKIVYSLNDQRCQAFSPTEPIKPGDVLTRQNVPFDIGETQTTLPSTYQELVQRYQEYKNALREDAIDYSTFTANIKRKRPTPRKGGKAVRTTGGGDEDDDYDEEWTGGSGVRRMSNSGRKSYNIRSSSRQR, translated from the exons ATGAGCAATCCAAGTAGCTCGTCCTGGGTCTCGGATCAACCGGGGCAGAGGTTAATGGACATGGCCCACTGTGGCATCGGCTTGACCAACACCATCCACTCTGAGGTGGCGCAGTGCTTGCCGCTTCCTTCGTTGCCTGTTTTCTGTGGTGCTTCGGATCTGGAGCTCCGGCTGTTTGACGACCCGGCTGTTGGAGCTTCCAGGTCTTTGAACCGACCGCAAATTATAGCTCAGGCTGGTCGAATTGCTGATCTGCTTCGCGAAACTGACGTTTCATATCT GAATCTTAGGGATGAGGCAGGTTCAGTTTCGCATGACCATTTGGAGCCCTTGGAACTTCATGCACAAGTTCTCCAATACAACCCTGCAGCATTTGA TCTCTCAGGTCTTGTCAAGGGAAAAAACTCTGGTGGTGCTATGTTTGAAAGGAAGCCATCTGAGTCAAGTGCTCCTCTTATTGGTCAATTCCAAAGAGAGACTCGCAGCAATCGCAATAAGCAGACTGATGTTGTTGCTAAT GATATGCCAAAATCGTCTTCCAAGAAGCCAAAAATCAAGAAAAAGGCTGATGACACTGGGTCATCAGTTCTACCTGATCCTACAGAGCTTCAAG ATGCTATAATTGGGAACTTCCGTGAGCTGCTAGAAGACTTCTGCAGCAGAGCTCAAATTCCTACTGATGATAGGGATGAGATGGAGTGGTTATCATTGCCAGTTAATGATGTTAGAATGCTTGTAAATGAAATTATGTCAGTACGTGCAAAGAGACTTCTACATTTGGTTCCTGTAGATATTCTTGTGAAATTGTTACGGGTTCTAGATCATCAGATACATCGGGCAGAAGGCTTGTCtattgatgaatgtgaacat CAAGACTCAGATGTATTCTCATTAGTATTCTGTGCCCTGGAGTCCATTCATGCTTCTTTGGCAATAATGGCACATAATGACATGCCAAAGCAATTATACCATGAAGAG ATTATTGAAAGGATTTTAGAGTTCTCTAGGCACCAGATAACAGATGTTATGTCAGCTTATGACCCATCATATCGTGCCTTGCATAAACCAAGTGAAAATGGAGCAGTTGAAG atgatgatgatgaggagCCTGATGCTGAACTGGGGTCTGCTAGCAAGAAAAGACGGAGTACCAAGACTGCTAAAGCAAAGAAATCAGCGTTAAATAA GGTCTCTGGTGCTGTGAATGCTATACTACAAAAGCTCTGCACAATTCTTGGTTTACTCAAAGACTTGTTGTTGATTGAGAAGTTATCTGATAGTTGTGTTCTACAACTATTAAAGACAAGCTTCACTACTTTTTTGGTGGACAACATTCAGCTCTTGCAACTCAAAGCAATTGGCTTGCTAACTGGG ATATTCTACTCATATACCCAACATAGAACATATATAATAGATGAAATGGTTCAGCTTCTCTGGAAGTTGCCTGTTTCAAAGCGAGCATTAAGAGCGTATCACCTACCTGATGAAGAACAGAGGCAGATCCAGATGATTACAGCTTTGCTGATTCAGTTGGTTCATAGCAGTGCTAACCTTCCTGAAGCTTTAAAGCAAACATCAATTGGAAGTCCCATCTTGGAAGTGTCAGTTGATGCTGGTTATTTAACTAAATGCCATGAATCTGTTCAGGATACATGTTGTCATTTCTGGACTCGTGTCCTTCAACGTCTTGCTTCTGTAAAGACTCAAGAGGCCTCTGAGTTGAAACTGATGATTGAGAATCTTGTCACTGATTTACTGACAACATTAAATCTACCTGAATACCCTGCTGCTGCTCCTATTTTAGAG GTTCTTTGTGTTTTACTGCTCCAAAATGCAGGTCTGAAATCTAAGGATACCTCTGTTCGTGCAATGGCAATTGATCTTCTGGGCACAATAGCAGCAAGGTTGAAGCATGATGCTCTCCTCAATAGGAAGGACAAGTTCTGGATATCGGAAGAATTGCTTAGTGGGGATGATACTGATCGTAGTTACCCAAAAGGTGCATGTTCCATTTGTTTTGATGGAAAGGAAGAGAAAGTGTTATATAGGTGTCAAGGTTGTCAAAGATTTTTCCACAGTGATTGTATGGGGGTAAGAGAACAAGAAGGTCCTAACCGTAGTTGGTACTGCCAGTTTTGCATGTGTAAGAAGCAGCTTCTTGTATTGCAATCATACTGTGAATCGCAGTACAAGGATAATGAGAAACCGAAACGTGGTCGCTCAGAAAGTTCTAAATCTTCTGATCCAATTACGAAAGTTGAAATTATTCAGCAGATGCTTTTGAATCATCTTCAAGATACTGCTTCTGCTGATGATGTCCATCTTTTTGTTCGATG GTGTTATCTTTGCTTATGGTATAAAGATGGCCCGAAATCTCAACAAAATTTCAAGTACTATGTTTCTAGACTGAGATCAAAAGCAATAGTGCGTGATTCGGGGACTGTTTCTTCACTGTTTTTAAGGGATTCAGTCAAGAAAATTGCTTTAGCACTGGGACAAAATAATTCTTTCTCTAGAGGATTTGACAAGATTCTTTACTTGCTTCTG GTTAGCTTAAGAGAAAACTCCCCTGTGATTAGGGCCAAGGCTTTACGAGCA GTTAGTATTATTGTAGAAGTTGATCCAGAGGTATTAGGTGACAAACGTGTTCAAGTGGCTGTTGAGGGAAGGTTTTGTGACTCTGCAATATCTGTCAGGGAAGCTGCATTGGAACTAGTTGGCAGGCACATTGCTTCACATCCAGATGTTAGTTTAAAG TACTTTGAGAAGGTAGCAGAGAGGATTAAAGATACTGGAGTCAGCGTACGGAAACGAGCAATCAAAATTATTCGAGATATGTGCAATGCGGATCCTAACTTCTCAGGGTTTACAAATGCTTGCATTGAGATTATTTCTCGTGTTAGTGATGATGAATCAAGTATTCAG GATCTTGTTTGTAAGACATTTTATGAGTTCTGGTTTGAAGAACCTTCTGGAATGCAGACTCAGTATCCTGGAGATGGTAGTTCCATTCCTTTGGAGGTGGCTAAGAAGACTGAACAGATTGTTGAAACACTGAGGCAGTTGCCTAATCATCAGTTTCTTGTAACTGTCATTAAGCGTAACTTGGTCCTTGATTTTTTCCCTCAATCAGCGAAAGCTGCTGGAATCAACCCTGTCTCCCTTGCTGCGGTACGCAGGCGATGTGAAGTGATGTGCAAGTGCTTATTGGAAAGAATATTGCAGACAGAAGAAACAAGTAATGTGGAAGCAGAAGTTCCTACACTCCCCTATGTTTTGGCCTTGCACGCATTTTGTGTTGTGGACCCATCACTTTGCATGCCAGCTTCAGATCCTTCCCAATTTGTTATCACGCTACAGCCTTACCTTAAGAGTCAG GTTGATAACAGAGTTGGTGCACAGTTACTGGAGAGTATAATCTTTGTAATTGATGCCGTTGTGCCGTTGATGCGAAAGTTGCCTCCTAGTGTTGGTGATGAACTAAAACAAGATCTGAAGCACATGATCGTCCGGCATTCCTTTTTGACTGTTGTCCACGCTTGCATCAA GTGTCTTTGTTCAGTGAGTAGAAAGGCAGGGAATACTGGTGATGTTGTTGAGTATCTCATTCAGTTATTTTTCAAACTATTGGATTCCCGAGCAACTGATAACAAGCAG CAAGTGGGGCGCTCTCTCTTCTGTCTTGGATTACTTATCCGCTATGGAAATTCTTTGTTTGGTGGTTCTAGTAGCAAAAATATTGATGTTGCTAGCAGTATTAGTTTGTTTAAAAAGTATCTTCAAATGGATGATTTTAGCATAAAGGTTAGATCTTTGCAG GCATTAGGTTTCGCTCTAATTGCTAGGCCTGAATATATGTTGGAAAAGGACATTGGAAAGATTTTAGAGGCAGCATTAGCAGCGAGTTCTAATGTTCGTCTTAAG ATGCAAATGTTACAAAATTTGTTGGAATATCTTCTTGATGCGGAAAGTCAAATGGAAACGGATAAAGTGAGTGATGATCAAGTTCAGTATACTGTAGAAGGTGGCCACAGTGTCCCTGTAGCTGCGGGTGCTGGCGATACTAACATTTGTGGGGGTATAGTCCAGCTGTATTGGGATAATATTCTGGGGAGATGCCTGGACTTTAACGAAGAAGTTCGCCAATCCGCCCTAAAG ATAGTGGAAGTAGTTCTTCGACAAGGACTTGTTCATCCTATTACTTGTGTCCCATACCTTATAGCCCTAGAAACGGATCCTCTGGACGTCAACCAAAAGTTGGCTCATCATTTGCTAATGAATATGAATGAGAA ATATCCTGCTTTTTTCGAGAGCCGACTGGGGGATGGGCTTCAGCTGTCATTTATCTTCATGCGCTCAATTAGTGGCAATGCACTTGAAAATCCAAATGAAAAATCCCAATCAAAGCTTCCTGGAAATTTGAAAGGGAAATCTGATGCTGGTTCTTTAACACAAGCAAGGCTGGGAGTTTCTAGAATTTACAAGCTAATTCGTGGAAATCGGGTTGCTAGGAACAAATTCATGTCCTCAATTGTGCGCAAATTTGATAATCCTAGCTGGAACGATTCCGTTATACCTTTCTTGAT GTATTGTACGGAAACTCTTGCTTTGTTACCATTTTCATCTCCTGATGAACCACTTTATTTGATCTACGCCATAAATCGAGTGATACAAGTCAGAGCAGGGGCTCTTGAGGCAAATTTGAAAATCTTGAGTTCAAATTTGCTGCAAACAGATGCTCAGATGATGACTAGTAATAACGGGATAGTTCAGCCGGATTATAGTCAAGCTGCTTATAATCATATGGCTACGCTAGATTTGAACGGAACATTTCAGGAGCCGCCTGTGGTTCAGCCTCCTTTCTTTCACATGACATCAATCGATTTGAATGGTACAATCCAGCAAAACTTCAGTTATCAGTCTATTTCAGATTATCCTCCTGCAATTGAGACAACAATGCATAAGATGGCCCCTTCTGAACCTCGTTCTCTTTCCAAAGATGAAATTCAAAAAATCCAG gcTGACGTTCTTGCTGCTACTGCATTACAGCTTCTTATGAAGCTAAAAAGACATCTAAAAATTGTTTATAGCCTGAATGATCAAAGATGCCAG GCCTTTTCTCCAACTGAACCCATAAAGCCGGGGGATGTTCTAACGAGGCAGAACGTTCCCTTTGACATCGGTGAAACACAGACAACCTTGCCTAGCACCTATCAAGAATTGGTGCAGAGATATCAG GAATACAAAAATGCGTTGAGGGAAGATGCAATCGATTACTCAACATTCACAGCCAACATCAAAAGGAAGCGACCAACTCCGAGGAAAGGAGGAAAAGCGGTGCGAACGACCGGTGGTGGGGATGAAGACGATGATTACGATGAAGAGTGGACAGGTGGGAGTGGTGTTCGTCGGATGAGTAACAGCGGACGGAAAAGTTACAACATAAGAAGCAGCAGTCGGCAGCGATAG
- the LOC108455686 gene encoding sister chromatid cohesion protein SCC2 isoform X1, producing the protein MSNPSSSSWVSDQPGQRLMDMAHCGIGLTNTIHSEVAQCLPLPSLPVFCGASDLELRLFDDPAVGASRSLNRPQIIAQAGRIADLLRETDVSYLNLRDEAGSVSHDHLEPLELHAQVLQYNPAAFEYVTPGLVKGKNSGGAMFERKPSESSAPLIGQFQRETRSNRNKQTDVVANDMPKSSSKKPKIKKKADDTGSSVLPDPTELQDAIIGNFRELLEDFCSRAQIPTDDRDEMEWLSLPVNDVRMLVNEIMSVRAKRLLHLVPVDILVKLLRVLDHQIHRAEGLSIDECEHQDSDVFSLVFCALESIHASLAIMAHNDMPKQLYHEEIIERILEFSRHQITDVMSAYDPSYRALHKPSENGAVEDDDDEEPDAELGSASKKRRSTKTAKAKKSALNKVSGAVNAILQKLCTILGLLKDLLLIEKLSDSCVLQLLKTSFTTFLVDNIQLLQLKAIGLLTGIFYSYTQHRTYIIDEMVQLLWKLPVSKRALRAYHLPDEEQRQIQMITALLIQLVHSSANLPEALKQTSIGSPILEVSVDAGYLTKCHESVQDTCCHFWTRVLQRLASVKTQEASELKLMIENLVTDLLTTLNLPEYPAAAPILEVLCVLLLQNAGLKSKDTSVRAMAIDLLGTIAARLKHDALLNRKDKFWISEELLSGDDTDRSYPKGACSICFDGKEEKVLYRCQGCQRFFHSDCMGVREQEGPNRSWYCQFCMCKKQLLVLQSYCESQYKDNEKPKRGRSESSKSSDPITKVEIIQQMLLNHLQDTASADDVHLFVRWCYLCLWYKDGPKSQQNFKYYVSRLRSKAIVRDSGTVSSLFLRDSVKKIALALGQNNSFSRGFDKILYLLLVSLRENSPVIRAKALRAVSIIVEVDPEVLGDKRVQVAVEGRFCDSAISVREAALELVGRHIASHPDVSLKYFEKVAERIKDTGVSVRKRAIKIIRDMCNADPNFSGFTNACIEIISRVSDDESSIQDLVCKTFYEFWFEEPSGMQTQYPGDGSSIPLEVAKKTEQIVETLRQLPNHQFLVTVIKRNLVLDFFPQSAKAAGINPVSLAAVRRRCEVMCKCLLERILQTEETSNVEAEVPTLPYVLALHAFCVVDPSLCMPASDPSQFVITLQPYLKSQVDNRVGAQLLESIIFVIDAVVPLMRKLPPSVGDELKQDLKHMIVRHSFLTVVHACIKCLCSVSRKAGNTGDVVEYLIQLFFKLLDSRATDNKQQVGRSLFCLGLLIRYGNSLFGGSSSKNIDVASSISLFKKYLQMDDFSIKVRSLQALGFALIARPEYMLEKDIGKILEAALAASSNVRLKMQMLQNLLEYLLDAESQMETDKVSDDQVQYTVEGGHSVPVAAGAGDTNICGGIVQLYWDNILGRCLDFNEEVRQSALKIVEVVLRQGLVHPITCVPYLIALETDPLDVNQKLAHHLLMNMNEKYPAFFESRLGDGLQLSFIFMRSISGNALENPNEKSQSKLPGNLKGKSDAGSLTQARLGVSRIYKLIRGNRVARNKFMSSIVRKFDNPSWNDSVIPFLMYCTETLALLPFSSPDEPLYLIYAINRVIQVRAGALEANLKILSSNLLQTDAQMMTSNNGIVQPDYSQAAYNHMATLDLNGTFQEPPVVQPPFFHMTSIDLNGTIQQNFSYQSISDYPPAIETTMHKMAPSEPRSLSKDEIQKIQADVLAATALQLLMKLKRHLKIVYSLNDQRCQAFSPTEPIKPGDVLTRQNVPFDIGETQTTLPSTYQELVQRYQEYKNALREDAIDYSTFTANIKRKRPTPRKGGKAVRTTGGGDEDDDYDEEWTGGSGVRRMSNSGRKSYNIRSSSRQR; encoded by the exons ATGAGCAATCCAAGTAGCTCGTCCTGGGTCTCGGATCAACCGGGGCAGAGGTTAATGGACATGGCCCACTGTGGCATCGGCTTGACCAACACCATCCACTCTGAGGTGGCGCAGTGCTTGCCGCTTCCTTCGTTGCCTGTTTTCTGTGGTGCTTCGGATCTGGAGCTCCGGCTGTTTGACGACCCGGCTGTTGGAGCTTCCAGGTCTTTGAACCGACCGCAAATTATAGCTCAGGCTGGTCGAATTGCTGATCTGCTTCGCGAAACTGACGTTTCATATCT GAATCTTAGGGATGAGGCAGGTTCAGTTTCGCATGACCATTTGGAGCCCTTGGAACTTCATGCACAAGTTCTCCAATACAACCCTGCAGCATTTGAGTATGTTACCCCTG GTCTTGTCAAGGGAAAAAACTCTGGTGGTGCTATGTTTGAAAGGAAGCCATCTGAGTCAAGTGCTCCTCTTATTGGTCAATTCCAAAGAGAGACTCGCAGCAATCGCAATAAGCAGACTGATGTTGTTGCTAAT GATATGCCAAAATCGTCTTCCAAGAAGCCAAAAATCAAGAAAAAGGCTGATGACACTGGGTCATCAGTTCTACCTGATCCTACAGAGCTTCAAG ATGCTATAATTGGGAACTTCCGTGAGCTGCTAGAAGACTTCTGCAGCAGAGCTCAAATTCCTACTGATGATAGGGATGAGATGGAGTGGTTATCATTGCCAGTTAATGATGTTAGAATGCTTGTAAATGAAATTATGTCAGTACGTGCAAAGAGACTTCTACATTTGGTTCCTGTAGATATTCTTGTGAAATTGTTACGGGTTCTAGATCATCAGATACATCGGGCAGAAGGCTTGTCtattgatgaatgtgaacat CAAGACTCAGATGTATTCTCATTAGTATTCTGTGCCCTGGAGTCCATTCATGCTTCTTTGGCAATAATGGCACATAATGACATGCCAAAGCAATTATACCATGAAGAG ATTATTGAAAGGATTTTAGAGTTCTCTAGGCACCAGATAACAGATGTTATGTCAGCTTATGACCCATCATATCGTGCCTTGCATAAACCAAGTGAAAATGGAGCAGTTGAAG atgatgatgatgaggagCCTGATGCTGAACTGGGGTCTGCTAGCAAGAAAAGACGGAGTACCAAGACTGCTAAAGCAAAGAAATCAGCGTTAAATAA GGTCTCTGGTGCTGTGAATGCTATACTACAAAAGCTCTGCACAATTCTTGGTTTACTCAAAGACTTGTTGTTGATTGAGAAGTTATCTGATAGTTGTGTTCTACAACTATTAAAGACAAGCTTCACTACTTTTTTGGTGGACAACATTCAGCTCTTGCAACTCAAAGCAATTGGCTTGCTAACTGGG ATATTCTACTCATATACCCAACATAGAACATATATAATAGATGAAATGGTTCAGCTTCTCTGGAAGTTGCCTGTTTCAAAGCGAGCATTAAGAGCGTATCACCTACCTGATGAAGAACAGAGGCAGATCCAGATGATTACAGCTTTGCTGATTCAGTTGGTTCATAGCAGTGCTAACCTTCCTGAAGCTTTAAAGCAAACATCAATTGGAAGTCCCATCTTGGAAGTGTCAGTTGATGCTGGTTATTTAACTAAATGCCATGAATCTGTTCAGGATACATGTTGTCATTTCTGGACTCGTGTCCTTCAACGTCTTGCTTCTGTAAAGACTCAAGAGGCCTCTGAGTTGAAACTGATGATTGAGAATCTTGTCACTGATTTACTGACAACATTAAATCTACCTGAATACCCTGCTGCTGCTCCTATTTTAGAG GTTCTTTGTGTTTTACTGCTCCAAAATGCAGGTCTGAAATCTAAGGATACCTCTGTTCGTGCAATGGCAATTGATCTTCTGGGCACAATAGCAGCAAGGTTGAAGCATGATGCTCTCCTCAATAGGAAGGACAAGTTCTGGATATCGGAAGAATTGCTTAGTGGGGATGATACTGATCGTAGTTACCCAAAAGGTGCATGTTCCATTTGTTTTGATGGAAAGGAAGAGAAAGTGTTATATAGGTGTCAAGGTTGTCAAAGATTTTTCCACAGTGATTGTATGGGGGTAAGAGAACAAGAAGGTCCTAACCGTAGTTGGTACTGCCAGTTTTGCATGTGTAAGAAGCAGCTTCTTGTATTGCAATCATACTGTGAATCGCAGTACAAGGATAATGAGAAACCGAAACGTGGTCGCTCAGAAAGTTCTAAATCTTCTGATCCAATTACGAAAGTTGAAATTATTCAGCAGATGCTTTTGAATCATCTTCAAGATACTGCTTCTGCTGATGATGTCCATCTTTTTGTTCGATG GTGTTATCTTTGCTTATGGTATAAAGATGGCCCGAAATCTCAACAAAATTTCAAGTACTATGTTTCTAGACTGAGATCAAAAGCAATAGTGCGTGATTCGGGGACTGTTTCTTCACTGTTTTTAAGGGATTCAGTCAAGAAAATTGCTTTAGCACTGGGACAAAATAATTCTTTCTCTAGAGGATTTGACAAGATTCTTTACTTGCTTCTG GTTAGCTTAAGAGAAAACTCCCCTGTGATTAGGGCCAAGGCTTTACGAGCA GTTAGTATTATTGTAGAAGTTGATCCAGAGGTATTAGGTGACAAACGTGTTCAAGTGGCTGTTGAGGGAAGGTTTTGTGACTCTGCAATATCTGTCAGGGAAGCTGCATTGGAACTAGTTGGCAGGCACATTGCTTCACATCCAGATGTTAGTTTAAAG TACTTTGAGAAGGTAGCAGAGAGGATTAAAGATACTGGAGTCAGCGTACGGAAACGAGCAATCAAAATTATTCGAGATATGTGCAATGCGGATCCTAACTTCTCAGGGTTTACAAATGCTTGCATTGAGATTATTTCTCGTGTTAGTGATGATGAATCAAGTATTCAG GATCTTGTTTGTAAGACATTTTATGAGTTCTGGTTTGAAGAACCTTCTGGAATGCAGACTCAGTATCCTGGAGATGGTAGTTCCATTCCTTTGGAGGTGGCTAAGAAGACTGAACAGATTGTTGAAACACTGAGGCAGTTGCCTAATCATCAGTTTCTTGTAACTGTCATTAAGCGTAACTTGGTCCTTGATTTTTTCCCTCAATCAGCGAAAGCTGCTGGAATCAACCCTGTCTCCCTTGCTGCGGTACGCAGGCGATGTGAAGTGATGTGCAAGTGCTTATTGGAAAGAATATTGCAGACAGAAGAAACAAGTAATGTGGAAGCAGAAGTTCCTACACTCCCCTATGTTTTGGCCTTGCACGCATTTTGTGTTGTGGACCCATCACTTTGCATGCCAGCTTCAGATCCTTCCCAATTTGTTATCACGCTACAGCCTTACCTTAAGAGTCAG GTTGATAACAGAGTTGGTGCACAGTTACTGGAGAGTATAATCTTTGTAATTGATGCCGTTGTGCCGTTGATGCGAAAGTTGCCTCCTAGTGTTGGTGATGAACTAAAACAAGATCTGAAGCACATGATCGTCCGGCATTCCTTTTTGACTGTTGTCCACGCTTGCATCAA GTGTCTTTGTTCAGTGAGTAGAAAGGCAGGGAATACTGGTGATGTTGTTGAGTATCTCATTCAGTTATTTTTCAAACTATTGGATTCCCGAGCAACTGATAACAAGCAG CAAGTGGGGCGCTCTCTCTTCTGTCTTGGATTACTTATCCGCTATGGAAATTCTTTGTTTGGTGGTTCTAGTAGCAAAAATATTGATGTTGCTAGCAGTATTAGTTTGTTTAAAAAGTATCTTCAAATGGATGATTTTAGCATAAAGGTTAGATCTTTGCAG GCATTAGGTTTCGCTCTAATTGCTAGGCCTGAATATATGTTGGAAAAGGACATTGGAAAGATTTTAGAGGCAGCATTAGCAGCGAGTTCTAATGTTCGTCTTAAG ATGCAAATGTTACAAAATTTGTTGGAATATCTTCTTGATGCGGAAAGTCAAATGGAAACGGATAAAGTGAGTGATGATCAAGTTCAGTATACTGTAGAAGGTGGCCACAGTGTCCCTGTAGCTGCGGGTGCTGGCGATACTAACATTTGTGGGGGTATAGTCCAGCTGTATTGGGATAATATTCTGGGGAGATGCCTGGACTTTAACGAAGAAGTTCGCCAATCCGCCCTAAAG ATAGTGGAAGTAGTTCTTCGACAAGGACTTGTTCATCCTATTACTTGTGTCCCATACCTTATAGCCCTAGAAACGGATCCTCTGGACGTCAACCAAAAGTTGGCTCATCATTTGCTAATGAATATGAATGAGAA ATATCCTGCTTTTTTCGAGAGCCGACTGGGGGATGGGCTTCAGCTGTCATTTATCTTCATGCGCTCAATTAGTGGCAATGCACTTGAAAATCCAAATGAAAAATCCCAATCAAAGCTTCCTGGAAATTTGAAAGGGAAATCTGATGCTGGTTCTTTAACACAAGCAAGGCTGGGAGTTTCTAGAATTTACAAGCTAATTCGTGGAAATCGGGTTGCTAGGAACAAATTCATGTCCTCAATTGTGCGCAAATTTGATAATCCTAGCTGGAACGATTCCGTTATACCTTTCTTGAT GTATTGTACGGAAACTCTTGCTTTGTTACCATTTTCATCTCCTGATGAACCACTTTATTTGATCTACGCCATAAATCGAGTGATACAAGTCAGAGCAGGGGCTCTTGAGGCAAATTTGAAAATCTTGAGTTCAAATTTGCTGCAAACAGATGCTCAGATGATGACTAGTAATAACGGGATAGTTCAGCCGGATTATAGTCAAGCTGCTTATAATCATATGGCTACGCTAGATTTGAACGGAACATTTCAGGAGCCGCCTGTGGTTCAGCCTCCTTTCTTTCACATGACATCAATCGATTTGAATGGTACAATCCAGCAAAACTTCAGTTATCAGTCTATTTCAGATTATCCTCCTGCAATTGAGACAACAATGCATAAGATGGCCCCTTCTGAACCTCGTTCTCTTTCCAAAGATGAAATTCAAAAAATCCAG gcTGACGTTCTTGCTGCTACTGCATTACAGCTTCTTATGAAGCTAAAAAGACATCTAAAAATTGTTTATAGCCTGAATGATCAAAGATGCCAG GCCTTTTCTCCAACTGAACCCATAAAGCCGGGGGATGTTCTAACGAGGCAGAACGTTCCCTTTGACATCGGTGAAACACAGACAACCTTGCCTAGCACCTATCAAGAATTGGTGCAGAGATATCAG GAATACAAAAATGCGTTGAGGGAAGATGCAATCGATTACTCAACATTCACAGCCAACATCAAAAGGAAGCGACCAACTCCGAGGAAAGGAGGAAAAGCGGTGCGAACGACCGGTGGTGGGGATGAAGACGATGATTACGATGAAGAGTGGACAGGTGGGAGTGGTGTTCGTCGGATGAGTAACAGCGGACGGAAAAGTTACAACATAAGAAGCAGCAGTCGGCAGCGATAG